A genome region from Arthrobacter sp. SLBN-100 includes the following:
- a CDS encoding polyprenyl synthetase family protein: MTNPADHSWTHAGHGLPDSEPSLNTTAIATGLQLPAGFAAIAGDPELGPAITTNLARVEKKLREAIANSDPLADATSRHLVEAGGKRIRPLLTLLCAHLGDASLPAVVQAAVVVELTHLATLYHDDVMDSAPFRRGAPTAHEVWGNSVAVLTGDLIFARASILVSELGSRALGIQARTFERLCLGQLHETVGPRPDEDPVEHYLSVIADKTGSLVAASGQLGAIFAGADPAYESVLVEYGEKVGVAFQLADDVIDVTGIKVKSGKSPGTDLREGVPTLPVLLLRKAALDGDQSAVELLKLIDGDLSSDEALAEAVAGLREHPVTAESWIVARQWASEAIAALAPLPDGVVKESLSNFAVAVVDRAS; this comes from the coding sequence GTGACCAACCCCGCAGACCACAGCTGGACGCACGCCGGACACGGCCTGCCGGACTCCGAACCCAGCCTGAACACCACCGCCATCGCCACCGGCCTGCAGCTGCCCGCGGGGTTCGCCGCCATCGCCGGGGATCCCGAGCTGGGACCGGCCATCACCACCAACCTGGCCCGGGTGGAGAAGAAGCTCCGCGAAGCGATCGCCAACTCGGATCCGCTGGCTGACGCAACGTCCCGCCATCTCGTGGAAGCCGGCGGCAAGCGCATCCGACCGCTGCTGACGCTTCTGTGCGCGCACCTCGGTGACGCGTCCCTACCCGCGGTGGTGCAGGCCGCCGTCGTGGTTGAACTGACGCACCTGGCAACGCTGTACCACGACGACGTGATGGACTCCGCCCCGTTCCGCCGCGGTGCTCCCACGGCCCACGAGGTGTGGGGCAACTCGGTGGCTGTCCTCACCGGAGATCTGATCTTCGCGCGTGCATCGATCCTGGTGTCCGAACTCGGCTCCCGCGCGCTGGGAATCCAGGCACGCACCTTTGAGCGGCTCTGCTTGGGCCAGTTGCACGAAACCGTGGGGCCGCGCCCGGACGAGGACCCAGTGGAGCACTACCTCTCGGTCATCGCAGACAAGACTGGTTCCCTGGTTGCTGCTTCCGGACAGCTCGGTGCCATCTTCGCCGGGGCCGACCCCGCCTACGAATCTGTGCTGGTGGAGTACGGCGAGAAGGTGGGCGTGGCCTTCCAGCTTGCCGACGACGTCATCGACGTGACGGGCATCAAGGTCAAGTCCGGCAAGTCCCCGGGTACGGACCTGCGCGAAGGGGTTCCCACCCTGCCGGTGCTGCTCCTGCGCAAGGCTGCCCTGGATGGTGACCAGTCCGCCGTCGAACTTTTGAAGCTGATTGACGGCGACTTGAGCTCGGATGAGGCACTGGCCGAGGCCGTTGCGGGCCTGCGGGAGCACCCGGTTACTGCCGAGTCCTGGATCGTTGCGCGCCAGTGGGCCAGCGAAGCCATCGCGGCGCTGGCCCCGCTGCCGGACGGCGTGGTCAAGGAATCGCTGTCCAACTTCGCGGTGGCTGTGGTGGACCGCGCCAGCTAG
- a CDS encoding demethylmenaquinone methyltransferase, which yields MNRASLDKRPDEVATMFDDVAPKYDVVNDVLSMGQTRRWRKVVVEAMEVSKGQRVLDLAAGTGTSSEPYADAGIDVVACDFSLGMLKVGKRRRPDIDFIAGDATNLPFADNTFDATTISFGLRNVNEPKKALQEMLRVTKPGGRLVIAEFSQPVVPLWRTMYTEYLMRALPAIAVKVASNPDAYVYLAESIRAWPDQDHLAAWLQDAGWENVTYRNLSGGIVTVHRAFKAPESTAGGGAAAIAAHKGPVAKLRRNITR from the coding sequence GTGAACCGAGCATCCTTGGATAAGCGTCCGGACGAAGTAGCCACGATGTTTGACGACGTCGCACCGAAATACGACGTCGTCAACGATGTCCTGTCGATGGGGCAGACCCGCCGCTGGCGCAAGGTTGTGGTGGAAGCGATGGAAGTGTCCAAGGGGCAGCGCGTCCTGGATCTGGCGGCCGGCACCGGCACTTCAAGCGAACCATATGCCGATGCAGGCATAGATGTAGTGGCGTGCGACTTCTCCCTCGGAATGCTCAAGGTGGGCAAGCGCCGCCGCCCGGATATCGACTTCATCGCCGGTGACGCCACCAACCTGCCGTTCGCAGACAACACCTTCGACGCCACCACCATCTCCTTCGGCCTGCGCAACGTGAACGAGCCCAAGAAGGCGCTGCAGGAGATGCTCCGGGTCACGAAGCCGGGCGGCCGCCTGGTCATCGCCGAGTTCTCGCAGCCCGTGGTCCCGCTCTGGCGCACCATGTACACCGAATACCTGATGCGCGCCCTGCCGGCCATCGCCGTGAAGGTCGCTTCCAACCCGGACGCTTACGTCTATCTCGCCGAGTCCATCCGCGCCTGGCCGGACCAGGACCACCTGGCCGCGTGGCTGCAGGATGCCGGCTGGGAGAACGTCACCTACCGGAACCTGAGCGGCGGCATCGTGACGGTGCATCGGGCATTCAAGGCTCCGGAATCAACGGCTGGCGGCGGGGCTGCCGCGATCGCCGCGCACAAGGGCCCGGTGGCCAAACTGCGCCGCAACATCACGCGCTGA
- a CDS encoding type IV toxin-antitoxin system AbiEi family antitoxin domain-containing protein, producing MDLTRFLKHAGSVARTSTLLQAGFTNRSIRNAVAAGEIRRLRHGVVALPGAPADLKGAVLGNGLLTCASAAVRRGLWVLHEPQVLHLLCRHGGPKEAVVHRESLVPPDGPRPVASTTDVLIHSLRCLPPVEAAVMVESAARQGVTTLAYLRERLPGNRNGAARRVLDLVDGTADSPIEVVARILFRSEGIHTETQVELPGIGIVDFLLEGFLIVEIDGGTHLEPRQVKKDRARNNASTLTGYAVLRYGYAEVVYNPQKVIDEVWQVLRGRVVR from the coding sequence ATGGACCTGACCCGTTTCCTCAAACACGCCGGCTCCGTGGCCCGCACTTCCACTCTCCTGCAGGCCGGCTTCACGAACCGCAGCATCCGCAACGCAGTGGCGGCCGGTGAAATCCGCCGTCTTCGGCATGGGGTTGTTGCCCTGCCGGGCGCTCCAGCGGACTTAAAGGGCGCGGTCCTCGGGAACGGCCTGCTGACGTGCGCCTCCGCTGCGGTTCGTCGTGGACTCTGGGTGTTGCATGAACCGCAGGTCCTCCACCTGTTGTGCCGCCATGGGGGCCCCAAGGAGGCGGTGGTCCACAGGGAGTCCCTGGTTCCGCCCGATGGGCCGCGGCCGGTGGCAAGTACCACCGACGTCCTCATTCACAGCCTGCGTTGCCTTCCGCCGGTGGAAGCCGCCGTCATGGTGGAAAGCGCCGCGCGGCAAGGCGTGACCACCCTTGCCTACCTGCGGGAACGGTTGCCTGGTAACCGGAATGGCGCTGCCCGTCGGGTGCTTGACCTGGTGGACGGTACCGCGGACTCGCCTATCGAGGTAGTGGCCCGCATCCTTTTTCGCAGCGAGGGAATCCACACCGAGACGCAGGTGGAACTGCCGGGAATCGGCATCGTGGACTTCCTGCTGGAAGGATTCCTGATTGTAGAGATCGACGGCGGCACGCACCTCGAGCCGCGCCAGGTCAAGAAGGACAGGGCCAGGAACAACGCGAGCACTCTCACCGGCTATGCCGTGCTCCGTTATGGCTATGCAGAGGTGGTCTACAACCCGCAAAAGGTCATTGATGAGGTGTGGCAGGTGCTGCGCGGCAGGGTGGTGCGCTGA
- a CDS encoding geranylgeranyl reductase family protein, which translates to MKVLIVGAGPAGSTAAYYLAKAGIDVTVLEKTSFPREKVCGDGLTPRAVREIQKLGLPHPENDGWRRNKGLRLIAGGRTIELPWPEVSDFPQYGLIRTRLGFDEELARHAQAAGARILERHSVTEALRNDDGRVTGVRAAILDESGRKTGQTHEFSADVVLAADGNSTRTAVSLGIQKRDDRPLGVAVRTYFTSPRTDDDWMEGWLELPGRDGKLLPGYGWVFGVGDGTSNVGLGILNSSKEFGKLDYKQVLREWTAGMPAGWGFTPENQVGEIRGAALPMGFNRTPHYSPGLLLLGDAGGMVSPFNGEGISYAMESARFAAEFIIDASSRSASSGGTYDADTHLARYADYVREQWGSHFTLGRAFAALIGKPAVMKLALRTGMPIPVLMRFVVRLLANLTDPAAKGFEDRVIRVLESLVPATTNTSPTPADSNQRYPQQKVRVNP; encoded by the coding sequence GTGAAGGTACTGATTGTCGGCGCGGGGCCGGCCGGCTCCACCGCCGCGTACTACCTTGCCAAGGCCGGCATCGACGTCACCGTTTTGGAGAAGACGAGCTTCCCCCGCGAAAAGGTGTGCGGCGACGGCCTCACGCCCCGGGCTGTCCGAGAAATCCAGAAGCTGGGCCTGCCCCATCCGGAAAACGACGGCTGGCGGCGCAACAAGGGGCTGCGCCTGATCGCTGGCGGCCGCACGATTGAGCTGCCTTGGCCGGAGGTGTCCGACTTTCCGCAGTACGGCCTGATCCGCACCCGGCTCGGCTTCGACGAGGAACTGGCCCGGCACGCCCAGGCCGCCGGCGCCCGAATCCTTGAACGCCACAGTGTCACCGAAGCGCTGCGGAACGACGACGGCAGGGTCACCGGCGTCCGCGCCGCCATCCTGGACGAGTCCGGACGCAAGACGGGGCAGACGCACGAGTTCAGTGCCGACGTCGTCCTCGCGGCCGACGGCAACTCCACGCGCACGGCCGTCTCGCTCGGCATCCAGAAGCGCGACGACCGCCCGCTCGGCGTCGCCGTCCGCACCTACTTCACCTCGCCGCGCACCGACGACGACTGGATGGAAGGCTGGCTGGAGCTTCCCGGCCGCGACGGAAAACTGCTGCCCGGCTACGGCTGGGTGTTCGGCGTGGGCGACGGCACCTCGAACGTGGGCCTCGGCATCCTGAACTCCTCCAAGGAATTCGGCAAGCTCGACTACAAACAGGTCCTGCGCGAATGGACCGCCGGCATGCCTGCCGGGTGGGGCTTCACGCCAGAGAACCAGGTGGGCGAAATCCGCGGCGCCGCCCTGCCGATGGGCTTCAACCGCACCCCGCATTACTCACCCGGCCTGCTCCTCCTGGGTGACGCCGGCGGCATGGTCTCCCCGTTCAACGGCGAAGGCATCTCCTACGCCATGGAGTCGGCGCGCTTCGCCGCCGAGTTCATCATCGACGCCTCCTCGCGCAGTGCCTCCTCGGGCGGAACGTACGACGCCGACACTCACCTCGCGCGGTACGCGGACTATGTGCGGGAGCAGTGGGGATCGCACTTCACCTTGGGCCGGGCGTTCGCCGCGCTGATCGGAAAGCCGGCGGTGATGAAGCTCGCGCTGCGCACCGGTATGCCCATCCCCGTCCTGATGCGCTTCGTGGTCCGGCTTTTGGCCAACCTCACGGACCCGGCCGCCAAGGGCTTCGAGGACCGGGTGATCCGGGTCCTGGAATCACTGGTTCCGGCCACAACCAATACATCGCCCACCCCGGCAGACTCCAATCAGCGGTATCCGCAACAAAAAGTTAGGGTTAACCCGTGA
- a CDS encoding amino acid ABC transporter ATP-binding protein, producing the protein MNDVVNNSRGGTASLHAAGVSIKDLRKSYGTNEVLKGISLDVAPGAVVCLIGPSGSGKSTLLRCVNLLEQPNQGSIHVGGFEATDPDVDIDKMRRKVGMVFQQFNLFPHLDAKRNCSIAQTKVLKRSQAEADKVSMHNLERVGLGHLADRFPDQLSGGQQQRVAIARALSMDPELMLFDEPTSALDPETVGDVLSVMRNLAKEGMTMLVVTHEMGFAREVADRVVFMDGGVVVEEGVAEQVISAPTQPRTKEFLRRVLDPTHIEIEE; encoded by the coding sequence ATGAACGACGTCGTCAACAACTCGCGCGGTGGTACGGCCAGCTTGCACGCCGCCGGCGTGTCCATCAAGGACCTGCGCAAGTCCTACGGGACCAACGAGGTACTGAAGGGCATCAGCCTGGACGTAGCGCCGGGCGCGGTGGTCTGCCTGATCGGGCCCTCCGGTTCCGGCAAGTCCACACTGCTGCGCTGCGTCAACCTCCTGGAGCAGCCCAACCAGGGCAGCATCCACGTGGGCGGCTTTGAAGCCACCGACCCCGATGTGGACATCGACAAGATGCGCCGCAAGGTGGGCATGGTGTTCCAGCAGTTCAACCTCTTCCCGCACCTGGACGCCAAGCGCAACTGCTCCATCGCCCAGACCAAGGTCCTCAAGCGGTCACAGGCCGAGGCGGACAAGGTGTCCATGCACAACCTGGAGCGCGTGGGCCTGGGTCACCTCGCCGACCGCTTCCCCGACCAGCTCTCGGGCGGCCAGCAACAGCGCGTTGCGATCGCCCGTGCATTGAGCATGGACCCCGAACTGATGCTCTTCGACGAGCCCACCTCCGCGCTGGACCCCGAAACCGTGGGCGATGTCCTCTCCGTGATGCGCAACCTCGCCAAGGAAGGCATGACCATGCTGGTGGTGACCCACGAGATGGGCTTCGCCCGTGAAGTGGCCGACCGCGTGGTGTTTATGGACGGCGGCGTTGTGGTGGAAGAGGGCGTGGCCGAGCAGGTCATTTCCGCCCCCACACAGCCGCGTACCAAGGAGTTCCTGCGCCGCGTGCTGGATCCGACGCACATCGAGATCGAGGAATAG
- a CDS encoding aminotransferase class I/II-fold pyridoxal phosphate-dependent enzyme, producing the protein MTDRTTTSRATSAVSDRAARLASIPSFQRVDTYITEASLRRQGQSDVCDFTLGNPHQMPAERYVNTLRDALTPQNDQWFAYQTNGEAAREAAAESLQRLLDVPFRMEDIYLTTGGFAAIALALKTVADPGDEVIFSLPPWFLYEPLIIEAGLVPVKVKINTTTFDLDLEAIDAAITERTRVVIVNSPNNPTGRIYPPELLQRLAALLEAASARTGRRIYLISDEAYNRIVFDGLRFHSPVEFYAHTLLAYSYGKTHLSPGQRVGYLALPPTMPQREEMRPAITGLQVAMGWVYPNALLQHALPELEKFSIDVGQLQRRRDRLVDALGGMGYRVHRPEGTFYLYVTSPIPDDEAFTESLVRRDVFVFPGVLFETPGFFRISLTANEDMIERSLPAFEAAMKESVDRNGT; encoded by the coding sequence ATGACAGATCGGACAACTACATCCCGGGCCACCTCTGCCGTATCTGATCGAGCTGCACGGCTGGCATCGATTCCCTCATTTCAGCGGGTGGATACCTACATCACGGAGGCCAGCTTGCGGCGGCAGGGCCAGTCCGACGTCTGCGATTTCACGTTGGGCAATCCGCACCAGATGCCGGCCGAGCGCTATGTCAATACGTTGCGGGACGCGTTGACCCCGCAAAATGATCAGTGGTTCGCTTACCAGACCAACGGCGAGGCCGCCCGGGAGGCTGCCGCGGAATCCCTGCAGCGGCTGCTGGACGTGCCGTTCCGGATGGAGGATATCTACCTCACCACCGGAGGCTTTGCTGCCATCGCCTTGGCGCTGAAAACGGTCGCCGATCCGGGTGATGAGGTTATATTCAGCCTGCCGCCGTGGTTCCTTTACGAGCCTTTGATCATTGAAGCCGGCCTCGTCCCGGTGAAAGTGAAGATCAACACCACAACGTTCGACCTGGATCTCGAAGCGATCGATGCTGCCATTACCGAGAGAACAAGGGTTGTTATCGTGAATTCGCCCAACAACCCCACGGGCCGGATCTATCCACCCGAACTGCTGCAGCGGCTGGCCGCACTGCTGGAAGCAGCCTCTGCAAGAACCGGACGCCGGATCTACCTGATCTCAGACGAAGCCTACAACCGCATCGTCTTTGACGGGCTCCGCTTCCACAGTCCGGTGGAGTTTTATGCGCACACGCTGCTTGCCTACTCCTACGGCAAAACACACCTGTCCCCCGGCCAGCGGGTGGGCTACCTGGCGCTGCCACCCACGATGCCGCAACGGGAGGAGATGCGCCCGGCCATCACCGGCCTGCAGGTGGCGATGGGGTGGGTGTACCCGAACGCCCTGCTGCAGCATGCGCTTCCCGAACTGGAGAAGTTCTCCATCGACGTCGGACAGTTGCAGCGGCGCCGGGACCGGCTTGTCGATGCCCTGGGTGGCATGGGTTACCGCGTCCACCGGCCGGAGGGTACGTTCTACCTGTATGTGACGTCCCCGATTCCGGACGACGAGGCGTTCACCGAGTCACTCGTCCGCCGGGATGTCTTTGTTTTCCCGGGCGTGCTGTTTGAGACGCCGGGTTTCTTCCGGATCTCCCTTACGGCCAACGAGGACATGATTGAACGCAGCCTGCCTGCATTCGAGGCCGCGATGAAGGAAAGCGTGGACAGGAACGGGACGTGA
- a CDS encoding alpha/beta fold hydrolase produces the protein MDSEVRILQLSTGIAVPCLLQDEPDAKPLLLLHAWGESSRSFDRLVPLLPEFRIAAPDLRGHGDADKPDNGYSLEDQAADAAAILDALQLESAAVLGSSSGGYVAQQLAVLDPDRVDALVLVGAPLSLHGRPSFADEVEALAGPLDEDWVRRSLLWFPLGRPVPQWYLEDRVRDGVRMPVHVWKDALQGLYRATPPTEAGAISAPALILRGEQDELLPRAGHETLRHGFRAQS, from the coding sequence ATGGACTCAGAGGTCCGCATCCTGCAGCTCAGCACCGGCATCGCCGTGCCGTGCCTGCTGCAGGACGAACCCGACGCCAAGCCCCTGTTGCTCCTGCACGCCTGGGGCGAATCGTCCCGCAGCTTCGACCGGCTGGTACCGCTCCTGCCGGAATTCAGGATCGCGGCGCCGGACCTGCGCGGCCACGGAGACGCGGACAAACCGGACAATGGCTACTCGCTGGAAGACCAGGCTGCAGACGCGGCGGCCATCCTCGATGCCCTGCAGCTGGAGTCCGCAGCCGTCCTGGGTTCCTCGAGCGGCGGCTATGTGGCCCAACAGTTGGCGGTCCTTGATCCGGACCGCGTGGACGCCCTTGTCCTGGTGGGCGCACCCCTGAGCCTTCACGGCAGGCCTTCGTTTGCTGACGAGGTTGAGGCCCTGGCCGGCCCCCTCGATGAGGACTGGGTGCGGAGGTCGCTGCTCTGGTTCCCGTTGGGCCGGCCGGTGCCGCAGTGGTACCTCGAGGACCGGGTGCGGGATGGAGTGAGAATGCCGGTGCACGTATGGAAGGACGCACTTCAAGGGCTTTACAGGGCAACACCGCCAACGGAAGCGGGAGCCATCAGCGCGCCTGCCCTCATCCTGCGCGGCGAACAGGACGAACTCCTGCCCCGTGCAGGTCACGAAACCTTGCGGCACGGATTCCGCGCTCAATCCTGA
- a CDS encoding ABC transporter substrate-binding protein, which translates to MQLKSLATAKMTAKAAALFAVGALTLTACGGGSSTPAASEGGIQLINSGKLTVCSDIPYEPFEFEKDGQTVGYDVDIAKELAKDFGAELSIVDSSFEAIETGTALTQCDLGISSISITDTRKSVMDFSTPYLDDDLALVASDSSGIKSLEDAKGKKVGVQQATTGADYAQENGIDAQQFEDTGLLVQALEAGTIDAALGNQSVLGYAIKDQPKFKSVEDFATGEQLGISIKKGNTAMAEKVNATLKRLTDDGSLEKFKTTWFGETAK; encoded by the coding sequence ATGCAGCTCAAGTCCCTGGCCACGGCCAAAATGACCGCCAAGGCCGCAGCACTCTTTGCCGTTGGCGCCCTCACCCTCACGGCCTGCGGCGGCGGAAGCTCAACTCCGGCAGCGTCCGAAGGCGGCATCCAGCTCATCAACTCCGGCAAGCTCACGGTCTGCTCGGACATCCCCTACGAGCCGTTCGAATTCGAAAAAGACGGCCAGACGGTCGGCTACGACGTGGACATCGCCAAGGAGCTCGCCAAGGACTTTGGTGCCGAACTGAGCATCGTGGACAGCTCCTTCGAGGCCATCGAGACCGGCACCGCCCTGACCCAGTGCGATCTGGGCATCTCTTCGATCTCCATCACCGACACCCGCAAGTCCGTGATGGACTTCTCCACCCCGTACCTTGATGACGACCTGGCCCTCGTTGCCAGCGACAGCTCCGGCATCAAGAGCCTGGAAGACGCCAAGGGCAAGAAGGTGGGCGTCCAGCAGGCCACCACCGGCGCCGACTACGCGCAGGAGAATGGCATCGACGCACAGCAGTTCGAGGACACCGGCCTCCTGGTTCAGGCACTTGAGGCCGGCACCATCGATGCCGCCCTGGGCAACCAGTCTGTTCTGGGCTACGCCATCAAGGACCAGCCCAAGTTCAAGAGCGTTGAGGACTTTGCCACCGGCGAGCAGTTGGGCATCTCCATCAAGAAGGGCAACACCGCCATGGCGGAGAAGGTCAACGCCACCCTCAAGCGGCTGACCGATGACGGCTCACTGGAGAAGTTCAAGACCACCTGGTTCGGCGAAACCGCCAAGTAG
- a CDS encoding isochorismate synthase produces MTSTFRTLTVPLDRQQFAGGLPSFLVRDDVLCWSRREAGLVGFGEIARFTATGPERFLEADIWWRHLVLEAEISDSVELPGTGPVAFGSFAFSKTSAHESRLIVPEIVVGVRDGQVWLTQLTFDDGSLTREGALAALDRWLGGGSAAGSTTAAADPAGDGTSGNVPARAGGAVVRPLPLAAGATLHTGSLDEEDWKAAVAAGVAEIRTGALEKLVLARDIVATVPTGVNAAKVLRELAGRYRECWTYGVDGLVGATPEMLIQVEGRTAQARVLAGTLDRRDAHGEDGLPMDYATRVLAGSEKQRHEHEIAIQSLTTQLAPFSEAMNAHDEPFILELPNVWHLASDVKAELAEVEGHVPTCLALINALHPTAAVCGTPTQVAGALIRKLEHLDRGPYAGPVGWLDAAGNGEWGIALRGAVIEGPETVRLYAGCGIVDGSQPEAELAETWAKFRPMLESLGIKN; encoded by the coding sequence ATGACCAGCACGTTCCGCACCTTGACAGTCCCCCTTGATCGCCAACAATTCGCCGGGGGGCTGCCGTCGTTTTTGGTCCGGGACGATGTCCTCTGCTGGAGCCGCCGGGAGGCAGGACTGGTGGGATTCGGTGAAATTGCCCGTTTCACCGCCACCGGCCCCGAGCGCTTCCTCGAGGCAGACATCTGGTGGCGCCACCTTGTCCTCGAGGCCGAGATTTCTGACTCCGTGGAGCTTCCCGGCACAGGTCCGGTCGCCTTCGGCTCCTTCGCTTTCTCCAAAACCTCGGCCCACGAGTCCCGGCTGATCGTGCCCGAGATTGTGGTGGGCGTGCGCGACGGCCAGGTCTGGCTCACCCAGCTGACGTTCGACGACGGGTCCCTCACCAGGGAGGGCGCCCTTGCCGCACTGGACCGCTGGCTGGGCGGCGGTTCCGCTGCCGGAAGCACGACGGCGGCAGCGGACCCTGCCGGGGACGGCACTTCCGGCAACGTTCCCGCCCGGGCGGGCGGCGCCGTCGTACGTCCCCTGCCCCTGGCTGCCGGGGCAACCCTGCACACGGGCTCGCTGGACGAGGAGGACTGGAAGGCTGCCGTCGCCGCCGGGGTGGCCGAGATCCGGACCGGGGCGCTCGAGAAGCTGGTGCTCGCGCGGGACATCGTGGCCACCGTGCCCACCGGCGTCAACGCCGCGAAGGTGCTGCGGGAGCTCGCCGGGCGGTACCGGGAATGCTGGACCTACGGCGTGGACGGCCTGGTGGGTGCGACGCCGGAGATGCTGATCCAGGTGGAGGGGCGGACTGCGCAGGCGCGGGTGCTGGCCGGGACCCTGGATCGCCGTGATGCCCACGGCGAGGACGGACTTCCCATGGACTACGCCACACGGGTGCTGGCAGGGTCCGAGAAGCAGCGGCATGAACACGAGATCGCCATCCAGTCGCTGACCACCCAGCTGGCGCCGTTTTCCGAGGCAATGAACGCTCACGACGAGCCGTTCATCCTGGAGCTGCCGAACGTGTGGCACCTGGCCTCGGATGTGAAGGCCGAGCTGGCTGAGGTGGAGGGCCACGTGCCCACATGCCTGGCGCTGATCAATGCGCTGCACCCGACGGCCGCTGTCTGCGGAACTCCGACCCAGGTTGCCGGAGCCCTCATCCGCAAGCTGGAGCACCTGGACCGTGGTCCCTATGCCGGACCCGTGGGATGGCTTGACGCGGCCGGTAACGGTGAATGGGGGATCGCGCTGCGTGGTGCGGTCATCGAGGGGCCGGAAACCGTACGGCTGTATGCGGGCTGTGGAATAGTCGACGGCTCACAGCCCGAAGCCGAACTCGCCGAGACCTGGGCGAAGTTCCGCCCGATGCTGGAATCGCTGGGAATCAAGAATTAA
- a CDS encoding amino acid ABC transporter permease: MAMTARQRARVSLYVQAGIFVVAIAALILATDWKTIGNSVFNFAKIGPMFPGIFTTGLVNTLIYTFLGFIVGLSGGLLLALMKLSSFPLYRWIATGYIEFFRGVPALLVFIAFGYGVPLAFGVSWNITLVVMVSLGIVASAYIAETLRAGLQAVPKGQLEAARSLGMPQWRAMVTIVIPQAFKIVLPPLTNEVILLTKDSSLIYVLGLTASQYELTKFGRDGISSLGAGLTPLLVAGAFYLVITIPLSLLARKFESRSARTKR, translated from the coding sequence ATGGCAATGACCGCACGTCAGCGAGCCAGAGTAAGCCTGTATGTCCAGGCCGGAATCTTTGTTGTGGCCATCGCCGCGCTGATCCTGGCCACCGACTGGAAGACCATCGGCAACAGCGTCTTCAACTTCGCCAAAATCGGGCCGATGTTCCCCGGCATCTTCACCACCGGCCTGGTGAACACCCTGATCTACACGTTCCTCGGCTTTATTGTGGGCCTCTCCGGCGGCCTGCTGCTGGCCCTGATGAAGCTCTCCAGCTTCCCGCTGTACCGCTGGATCGCCACCGGTTACATCGAGTTCTTCCGCGGCGTCCCCGCCCTGCTGGTGTTCATCGCCTTCGGTTACGGCGTGCCCCTGGCGTTCGGCGTCTCGTGGAACATCACCCTGGTGGTCATGGTTTCGCTTGGCATCGTGGCCTCCGCATATATCGCAGAGACCCTCCGGGCAGGCCTGCAGGCTGTGCCGAAGGGCCAGCTCGAAGCCGCCCGCTCCCTGGGCATGCCGCAGTGGCGGGCCATGGTGACCATCGTGATTCCGCAGGCCTTCAAGATCGTCCTGCCGCCGCTGACCAACGAGGTCATCCTGCTCACCAAGGACTCCTCGCTGATCTACGTCCTGGGCCTCACCGCCTCCCAGTACGAGCTCACCAAGTTCGGCCGCGACGGCATCTCCAGCCTGGGTGCGGGACTGACCCCGCTGCTGGTGGCCGGCGCCTTCTACCTGGTGATCACCATCCCGCTGAGCCTGCTGGCCCGGAAGTTCGAAAGCCGCTCCGCGCGGACCAAGCGATAG
- a CDS encoding trimeric intracellular cation channel family protein, with protein sequence MTFAFDNVPVWLDLLGVFFFAVSGSLLAARKQIDIVGSLLLASLVGLGGGVIRDIILAVVPAAFTNPAYLVPPLLATVLVYFLFSSVQRYTSLLTLFDAAGLALFCMTGTLKALSTGLNPVASVLLGVTTAVGGGLLRDITANEVPELFNPRDIYALPAFVGSAMTAVLWVLGVFNVLTAAVIAAVVFTFRVLAWRRSWQAPLAVRGWHRAGAENGESQGRD encoded by the coding sequence ATGACATTCGCCTTTGACAACGTGCCGGTGTGGCTGGATCTGCTGGGCGTCTTCTTCTTTGCGGTCTCGGGTTCGCTGCTCGCGGCGCGCAAGCAGATCGACATTGTGGGGTCCCTGCTGCTGGCTTCCCTGGTGGGCCTGGGCGGCGGGGTCATCCGGGACATCATCCTTGCGGTGGTTCCCGCGGCCTTCACCAACCCTGCCTACCTGGTGCCGCCGCTGCTGGCCACGGTGCTGGTGTACTTCCTGTTCTCCAGCGTCCAGCGGTACACGTCACTGCTGACCCTGTTCGACGCCGCCGGGCTGGCCCTGTTCTGCATGACCGGCACCCTCAAGGCCCTGTCCACCGGCCTGAACCCGGTGGCCTCGGTGCTCCTGGGGGTGACGACGGCGGTGGGCGGCGGCCTGCTGCGCGACATCACAGCCAATGAGGTTCCGGAACTGTTCAACCCCAGGGACATCTATGCGCTGCCGGCGTTTGTGGGTTCCGCAATGACGGCCGTGCTGTGGGTCCTGGGCGTGTTCAACGTGCTCACCGCGGCAGTCATCGCGGCCGTGGTTTTCACGTTCCGGGTCCTGGCCTGGCGCCGCTCCTGGCAGGCCCCGCTGGCCGTTCGCGGGTGGCACCGGGCAGGGGCTGAAAACGGCGAATCGCAGGGCCGCGATTAG